A region from the Streptosporangium sp. NBC_01756 genome encodes:
- a CDS encoding STAS domain-containing protein, translating to MRVTEKSRAQVVSVGSRLDVGTVAGVRPRLHGAVDSGSGDLIVDLSGLEMIDATGLGVLVGTHRRALGAERRLILRGVPPRIMRVLAVTRLNRVLTVELPMAAVA from the coding sequence ATGCGCGTCACGGAGAAATCCAGAGCCCAGGTGGTCAGCGTCGGCAGCCGGCTTGATGTGGGTACCGTCGCCGGTGTGCGTCCGCGGCTGCACGGGGCGGTCGACTCCGGCAGCGGCGACCTGATCGTGGATCTGTCGGGCCTGGAGATGATCGACGCCACCGGTCTTGGGGTGCTGGTGGGTACGCACCGCCGCGCGCTGGGCGCGGAACGCCGTCTCATCCTGCGCGGGGTGCCGCCGCGGATCATGCGGGTGCTGGCCGTGACCCGGCTCAACAGGGTCCTCACCGTCGAGCTTCCGATGGCCGCGGTCGCCTGA
- a CDS encoding cob(I)yrinic acid a,c-diamide adenosyltransferase: MTRADRDEPVVLSKIYTRTGDDGTTALGDMSRTRKTDPRLAAYADVEEANAAIGAALAMGSLDEDIADVLVRIQNELFDVGADLCSPIVENPEFPPLRVEPSYIEWLEARCDEFNGRLKPLRSFILPGGTPAVAQLHVARTVTRRAERTTWSALEAHDDVNPLTAKYLNRLSDLLFILCRVAAHGEEILWKPGGTR, from the coding sequence ATGACGCGAGCTGACAGGGACGAGCCGGTGGTGCTCTCCAAGATTTACACCCGCACCGGCGACGACGGCACCACTGCGCTCGGTGACATGAGCCGCACCCGGAAGACCGACCCCCGGCTGGCCGCCTACGCGGACGTGGAGGAGGCCAACGCGGCGATAGGGGCGGCGCTGGCCATGGGCTCGCTCGACGAGGACATCGCCGACGTCCTCGTCCGGATCCAGAACGAGCTGTTCGACGTCGGCGCCGACCTGTGCTCCCCGATCGTGGAGAACCCCGAGTTCCCGCCCCTGCGGGTCGAGCCGTCCTACATCGAGTGGCTGGAAGCGCGGTGTGACGAGTTCAACGGGCGGCTCAAGCCGCTGCGCAGCTTCATCCTCCCCGGCGGCACCCCTGCCGTCGCCCAGCTCCATGTGGCCAGGACGGTGACCCGGCGAGCCGAGCGGACCACCTGGTCGGCCCTGGAGGCCCACGACGACGTCAACCCGCTGACCGCGAAGTATCTCAACCGGCTGAGCGACCTGCTGTTCATTCTCTGCCGGGTCGCCGCCCACGGCGAGGAGATTCTCTGGAAGCCGGGCGGCACCCGCTAG
- a CDS encoding choice-of-anchor C family protein has product MTRGRCAVRLTVALPMACALALPASVAAHASAAAPPVISNGSFEGPVTLSSGSVQLNAGSSLGAWRVTTGSIDLVGRPGPWRADSGRQSIDLSGRGPGVIEQSFSTMPERCYTVGYALAGNPYGGLKVKTGYVRVTQGPLTVQQRFSFNTTGKTPQSMGYTREGFSFCAQGSRATLSFVSTTEGAYGPVLDDVTVVPRRLSPLTVGGTNESPEDDD; this is encoded by the coding sequence ATGACGCGCGGCCGGTGCGCCGTCCGGCTGACCGTCGCGCTCCCGATGGCCTGTGCCCTCGCCCTTCCCGCCTCCGTCGCAGCCCACGCCTCGGCGGCGGCACCTCCAGTGATCTCCAACGGCAGTTTCGAGGGCCCGGTCACGTTGAGTTCGGGGAGCGTTCAGCTCAACGCGGGAAGCTCCCTCGGAGCATGGCGCGTCACGACGGGATCGATCGACCTGGTCGGCCGCCCAGGTCCCTGGAGAGCCGACAGCGGGCGGCAGTCCATCGACCTCTCGGGCCGTGGTCCCGGAGTGATCGAGCAGTCCTTCTCGACGATGCCCGAGCGTTGCTACACGGTCGGCTACGCCTTGGCGGGCAACCCCTACGGCGGCCTGAAGGTGAAGACGGGATACGTGCGGGTGACTCAGGGTCCCCTCACCGTCCAGCAGAGGTTCTCCTTCAACACCACCGGAAAGACCCCGCAGAGCATGGGTTACACGCGGGAGGGGTTCTCCTTCTGCGCACAGGGATCGAGGGCGACCCTGAGCTTCGTCTCCACCACCGAGGGGGCATACGGCCCGGTGCTCGACGACGTGACCGTCGTTCCGCGACGCCTCTCCCCTCTCACCGTCGGTGGCACGAACGAGTCTCCGGAGGACGACGACTGA
- a CDS encoding TetR/AcrR family transcriptional regulator: MSAEERLAERRQRLVTAAYTLYADLGFPETTIEKLCALARISNRAFYECFSGRDELMQAVHDRCVQESVLAVAKSMEQTPETLTARVEVGIAAYITFVTEDERRARILHLEVRRAGDCLTSSRQQAVAVFIQIMEKNIFDLPETTRANQRLLALGVIGAMQELLIEWVLADDPPKVDQLISTALHIFRRSFAT, translated from the coding sequence ATGTCAGCGGAAGAGCGACTGGCCGAGCGTCGGCAACGCTTGGTCACCGCCGCGTACACGCTCTACGCCGACCTCGGTTTCCCCGAGACCACGATCGAGAAGCTGTGCGCCTTGGCCCGCATCTCCAACCGTGCATTCTACGAGTGTTTCTCCGGCCGTGACGAGCTGATGCAGGCGGTGCACGACAGATGCGTGCAGGAGTCGGTGCTGGCGGTGGCGAAGTCCATGGAACAGACGCCGGAGACGCTGACCGCCCGGGTCGAGGTGGGCATCGCCGCGTACATCACCTTCGTCACCGAGGACGAGCGCCGCGCCAGGATCCTGCACCTGGAGGTGCGGCGGGCGGGTGACTGTCTCACCAGTTCACGGCAGCAGGCCGTGGCGGTGTTCATCCAGATCATGGAGAAGAACATCTTCGATCTGCCGGAGACCACCAGAGCCAACCAGCGTCTGCTGGCGCTGGGCGTGATCGGCGCCATGCAGGAACTGCTCATCGAGTGGGTGCTGGCCGACGACCCGCCCAAGGTGGACCAGCTGATCAGCACCGCCCTGCACATCTTCCGCCGGTCTTTCGCGACGTGA
- a CDS encoding S41 family peptidase — MVSGSYLRFPHISRETLTFVADDDVWAAPSGGGRAWRLTSDRAPAGHPRLSPDATKVAWTSVRDGAPEVFLADLESGSAERLTHWGDPRTRTRGWTPDGEVLAISATGQPFASRTWAYALADGQIERLPYGPVTDLSITGEAVALLTASLARDPATWKRYRGGTAGRIWVRQADGDFTRLLAGVKGHFANPMLVGGRLVFLSDHEGVGNLYSCALDGTGLRRHTDHDVFYARHATTDGSRIVYQNAGDLYLLDGLDAEARKLDVTLGSPLLGRQPYQVNAGRRLHDLAVDATGRASAVEVQGTVHWVTHRDGPARQLSTGLSAGKPRILGKDQVVWVFDDGELQGLEIGPASGGESRRIAAGKLGEVGDLAVAPDGGTVAVAARDGRLLLVDVASGEVTELTAANGEIDGLVWSPDSAWLAWSHPEATPLRRIRLARAVDRVITDVTDGRFVDISPAFAGDHLAFLSRRGFDPVYDAHSFDMSFPFGYRPYLVPLAAATPSPFAPSSDGRAVGEPEEDDKKKRKDDATITVDLEGIAARVVQVPVPEGRYSELRAVKGGFVWLREPLAGELGEDRDKVGGERLRPALDRYDLAKRTCEEVVDKLDRYWVSGDGTQLVVRDKGALTVRPVTGKNGGDDAAVDLSRVRVTADPQAYRRHAYAQMGRRIRADFWVADMADVEWDAVLAEYRPLVERVATADDFADLLWEVVGELGSSHAYVDAAPWGHPASDAVGLLGADLSRNDDGRWQVDRVLPGESSDVYARSPLAAPGAVIQPGETLLAVDGRPVPPEGPAPLLVGAVDKPVELTLGGGRRAVVTPLGNERRLRYQDWVAGRRAHVRRLGDGRLGYLHIPDMVAEGWAQFHRDLRREMTFEGLVVDVRGNRGGHTSQLVIEKLLRRVIGWAPPRGLEPITYPEEAPRGPLVAITDQDAGSDGDIVTAGFKIYKLGPVVGTRTWGGVIGIDGSHRLADGSHITVPRYGFWFEGLGWGVENYGVDPDIEVDITPEDWAAGRDPQIEEAVRLALAALADRPAATPPDTATRPSRRRPALPPRP, encoded by the coding sequence ATGGTCTCTGGTTCTTACCTGCGATTCCCCCACATATCCCGTGAAACGCTCACCTTCGTCGCCGACGACGACGTCTGGGCGGCTCCCTCCGGCGGGGGCCGGGCCTGGCGTCTCACCTCGGACAGGGCACCCGCCGGCCATCCCCGGCTCTCTCCCGACGCCACGAAGGTGGCCTGGACCAGCGTCCGCGACGGTGCGCCCGAAGTGTTCCTGGCCGATCTGGAGTCCGGTTCCGCCGAACGGCTGACCCACTGGGGAGACCCCCGGACCCGCACACGGGGCTGGACGCCGGACGGCGAAGTCCTGGCGATCAGCGCGACCGGCCAGCCGTTCGCCTCGCGGACCTGGGCCTACGCGCTCGCCGACGGTCAGATCGAGCGGCTGCCCTACGGCCCGGTCACCGACCTGTCGATCACCGGAGAGGCCGTGGCGCTGCTCACCGCCTCTCTCGCCCGGGACCCGGCGACCTGGAAGCGTTACCGGGGCGGTACGGCGGGGCGTATCTGGGTGCGGCAGGCCGACGGTGACTTCACCCGGCTGCTGGCGGGGGTGAAGGGGCACTTCGCCAACCCGATGCTCGTCGGCGGCCGTCTGGTCTTCCTCTCCGACCATGAAGGCGTGGGCAACCTCTACTCCTGTGCCCTGGACGGCACCGGCCTGCGCCGGCACACCGATCACGACGTCTTCTACGCCCGGCACGCCACCACCGACGGGAGCCGGATCGTCTACCAGAACGCGGGTGACCTCTACCTGCTGGACGGGCTCGACGCCGAGGCGCGCAAGCTTGACGTCACGCTCGGTTCCCCGCTCCTGGGGCGGCAGCCGTACCAGGTCAATGCGGGGCGGAGATTGCACGATCTGGCCGTGGACGCGACCGGCCGGGCCAGCGCGGTGGAGGTCCAGGGCACGGTGCACTGGGTCACCCACCGGGACGGGCCGGCACGGCAGCTCAGCACCGGCCTGTCGGCGGGGAAACCGCGCATCCTGGGCAAGGACCAGGTGGTGTGGGTGTTCGACGACGGTGAGTTGCAGGGACTGGAGATCGGCCCGGCAAGCGGCGGGGAGAGTCGCAGGATCGCCGCGGGCAAGCTCGGCGAGGTCGGCGATCTGGCGGTCGCACCCGACGGGGGCACCGTCGCCGTGGCCGCCAGGGACGGACGGCTGCTCCTGGTGGACGTGGCCTCCGGCGAGGTCACCGAGCTGACCGCCGCCAACGGGGAGATCGACGGGCTGGTCTGGTCGCCCGACTCCGCCTGGCTGGCCTGGTCGCACCCGGAGGCGACGCCGCTGCGCCGGATCCGGCTGGCCAGGGCGGTGGACCGGGTGATCACCGATGTCACCGACGGCCGGTTCGTGGATATCTCACCCGCGTTCGCCGGGGACCATCTGGCGTTCCTGTCGCGGCGGGGGTTCGACCCGGTCTACGACGCACACTCCTTCGACATGTCCTTCCCCTTCGGCTACCGCCCCTACCTGGTGCCGCTGGCCGCGGCGACCCCGTCGCCGTTCGCGCCCAGTTCCGACGGGCGTGCCGTCGGCGAGCCGGAAGAGGACGACAAGAAGAAGCGTAAGGACGACGCCACGATCACCGTCGATCTGGAGGGCATCGCCGCCAGGGTCGTGCAGGTACCGGTGCCCGAAGGCCGTTACTCGGAGCTCCGCGCGGTCAAGGGCGGGTTCGTCTGGCTGCGCGAGCCGCTGGCCGGGGAGCTCGGTGAAGACCGCGACAAGGTGGGCGGTGAGCGTCTCCGTCCTGCGCTGGACCGCTACGACCTGGCCAAGCGCACGTGCGAGGAAGTGGTCGACAAGCTTGACCGCTACTGGGTGAGCGGTGACGGCACCCAGCTCGTCGTCCGGGACAAGGGCGCGCTCACCGTCCGCCCGGTGACCGGTAAGAACGGCGGCGACGACGCGGCCGTCGACCTGTCGCGGGTCCGGGTGACCGCCGACCCGCAGGCCTACCGGCGGCACGCCTACGCCCAGATGGGCCGCCGGATCCGCGCGGACTTCTGGGTCGCCGACATGGCGGACGTCGAGTGGGACGCCGTGCTGGCGGAGTATCGGCCGCTGGTGGAGCGCGTCGCCACCGCCGACGACTTCGCCGACCTGCTCTGGGAGGTCGTCGGAGAGCTCGGCAGCTCGCACGCCTACGTCGACGCCGCTCCCTGGGGACATCCCGCGTCCGACGCGGTCGGCCTGCTCGGCGCCGACCTGTCCAGGAACGACGACGGCCGCTGGCAGGTGGACCGGGTGCTGCCCGGCGAGTCCTCCGACGTGTACGCCCGCTCGCCGCTGGCCGCGCCCGGCGCCGTCATCCAGCCGGGGGAGACGCTGCTGGCGGTCGACGGCCGCCCGGTGCCGCCGGAGGGCCCCGCGCCGCTGCTGGTCGGCGCGGTGGACAAGCCGGTGGAGCTGACCCTCGGCGGTGGCCGCAGGGCCGTCGTCACCCCGCTCGGCAACGAGCGCCGCCTGCGTTACCAGGACTGGGTGGCCGGCCGCCGGGCGCACGTCCGCCGGCTGGGCGACGGCCGCCTGGGCTACCTGCACATCCCGGACATGGTCGCCGAGGGCTGGGCGCAGTTCCACCGTGATCTGCGCAGGGAGATGACCTTCGAGGGGCTCGTCGTGGACGTCCGGGGCAACCGGGGCGGCCACACCTCCCAGCTCGTCATCGAGAAGCTGCTCCGCCGGGTCATCGGCTGGGCCCCGCCCAGGGGGCTGGAGCCGATCACCTATCCGGAGGAGGCTCCGCGGGGCCCGCTGGTCGCGATCACCGACCAGGACGCCGGATCCGACGGTGACATCGTCACCGCCGGTTTCAAGATCTACAAGCTGGGACCGGTGGTGGGCACCCGTACCTGGGGCGGTGTCATCGGCATCGACGGCAGCCACCGTCTGGCCGACGGGTCGCACATCACCGTGCCCCGGTACGGGTTCTGGTTCGAGGGGCTCGGCTGGGGGGTGGAGAACTACGGCGTCGACCCCGACATCGAGGTGGACATCACCCCCGAGGACTGGGCGGCCGGCCGGGACCCGCAGATCGAGGAGGCCGTACGGCTCGCACTGGCCGCTCTCGCCGACAGGCCCGCGGCGACCCCGCCCGACACCGCGACCCGTCCGTCCCGCCGCCGCCCGGCGCTGCCGCCCCGCCCGTAG
- the nucS gene encoding endonuclease NucS encodes MRLVIARCSVDYVGKLTAHLPMAPRLILLKADSSISIHADDRAFKPLNWMNPPCKLREEEGTWTVTHGKTGEKLVLTMEEILHDSSHELGVDPGLVKDGVEAHLQELLAEHITTLGAGWTLVRREYMTAIGPVDILCRDHTGATVAVELKRRGDIDGVEQLTRYLELLNRDPLLAPVKGVFAAQEIRPQARVLAGDRGIDCVVLDYDKLRGIERNDTLF; translated from the coding sequence ATGCGTCTGGTCATCGCGCGGTGCAGCGTGGATTACGTCGGAAAGCTCACCGCCCATCTTCCGATGGCACCCCGGCTCATCCTCCTCAAAGCCGACAGCAGCATCTCCATCCATGCCGACGATCGTGCGTTCAAGCCGTTGAACTGGATGAACCCGCCGTGCAAACTCCGCGAGGAGGAGGGCACCTGGACGGTGACCCACGGCAAGACCGGCGAGAAGCTCGTCCTCACCATGGAGGAGATCCTCCACGACTCCAGCCACGAGCTGGGCGTGGACCCCGGCCTGGTGAAGGACGGCGTCGAGGCGCACCTGCAGGAGCTGCTGGCCGAGCACATCACCACTCTGGGCGCGGGCTGGACTCTGGTCCGCCGCGAATACATGACGGCGATCGGCCCGGTGGACATCCTCTGCCGCGACCACACGGGGGCGACCGTGGCCGTGGAGCTCAAGCGCCGCGGCGACATCGACGGCGTCGAGCAGCTCACCCGCTATCTGGAGCTCCTCAACCGCGACCCGCTGCTCGCTCCGGTGAAGGGCGTCTTCGCCGCCCAGGAGATCAGGCCGCAGGCCCGCGTGCTCGCCGGTGACCGCGGCATCGACTGCGTCGTCCTCGACTACGACAAGCTGCGGGGCATCGAGCGCAACGACACCCTGTTCTGA